The nucleotide window TCGACCTCATGGAAGGTCAGATGGCCTTTAATATTGCCGTCGGCCGTCAACGTCCCCTCATCTTTGACAATCGGCGGAACATTCTCCAATTCCACCAGACGGTCGATCGAAACTGCCGACTGCCGCGCTTTCACAAGGAACTGCCCGATATCGAACATCGGGAAAACCAGGTACACCACATAGTAGATGAAAGCCACCAGTTCACCCAGGGTCAGATTGGCCCGCATAACACCGTATCCGCCGACCAGCAGAATGACGATAATGACAAACTGCCAGATATAACCGTAAAGCGAATCGATGACCGCGCCGGTTCTGATAGCGGCGATTTCCGCCTGCCGTCGTTCCTGAAGCGCGCTCTCGAATTTATTCTTTTGCGATTTTTCCTGCACGTATGCCTTGACCACCCGAATCCCGGACAAGCAGGCCTCCATGACATCATTGAAACCGGAAATCTTCTTTTGCAAAAGATCGTACCGGCGATCCAGCAGACTCGAGCTTTTGAAGAAGATGAAGACCAGAATCGGCAGCGGCCCGGCCGACCAGAGGGTCAGCATCGGATTGATCGAGGCCATCATCGCCAGCGAGAAAATCACCATCAGGACGGCTTCATAGAATCGGAATATTCCCGAACAAGCAAACCAGGAGAGTTTTTCGGCCACATCATCGGTCATCCTCGTTACCAGGTCGCCGGTGCGAAAACGATTGAAGAAATCAGGTCCCTTCAGAGTCACCTTATTGAAAGCATCCTGACGGAATAACCACTCCAGTTTCTGGTTCATCCAGGCCCGATAGCACTGGACATAGCTGTAGAGGAGGGCGGCGGTCAGCCCTAGAAGGAAGAGCGCCAGTCCGAATGAGGCGGCCATGGAAAGACCGAGATTCCCACCGGTTCGGGCGATCCACGAAGCAAACCAGTTGGCGGAAACCTGACCGCTCTTCATGTAATCGATTGCGAATTCTATCAACCTCGGTACAAATACCTGGAATACCCTCTGTACCGGGGTCAATACAATCAAGACCAGAAGCACATAGGGGAAGTGCTTGTAATATCGCCAGAGCCATTTGATCTTATTTAACATTGGTCACAACTCCATTTCTATTTTTGAACTGCAGATGGAACAGCTTGGAGTAATAGCCGTCCTGCAGGATCAAATCGGTGTGCGTTCCCCGCTCGATTATTTCGCCGCGCCGTATGACCAGAATCCTGTCGACATCGAGAATGGTTGAGAGGCGGTGGGCAATGATCAGCGAGGTTCTTCCATTCATCAATTTCCGGAGCGACTCTTGAATCGTCCGTTCCGTCTCCGGGTCGACCGAGCTGGTGGCTTCATCAAGAATCAGGACATCGGGGTTGACCACCAGCGCCCGTGCGAACGAGAGCAACTGCCGCTCTCCCCGGCTGAAATTTGATCCCTTTTCCGAAACCTCGGTCTTGTACCCCTGAGGCAGGCGACGGACAAAGCGATCCGCCTCGACCGTGACGGCGGCATGCATCACCTGTTCCTCGGTGACATGCTCGGATTCGAGAGCTATATTGGCTCGAATACTCCCCGGGAACAGAAATATATCCTGCAACACCAGCGCAAACCGGCGCCGCAGCTCCTCTTTTGAGATATTGCGGATATCGATCCCGTCAACCGTTATTTTCCCTCGCTGCGGGTCATAGAAGCGGAGCAGAAGCGAGATAACGGTTGTTTTTCCGCCTCCGGTCACCCCTGCCAGGGCAATCCGTTTACCGTTGGGAATCTCAAAAGTGGCGTCTTTCAAGGCATAATTGTCATCACCATTATAAGAGAACCAGACATGGTCAAAACAGATTCCCTGTTCCAGTCTTTTCCATTGCACCGGATGGACCGGGTCGGGGAGTTTCTCATCATTGGCCAGGAGCGCAAAGATCCGCTTGGCCCCGGCAATTGCCTTCTGGACGTTCGCCATCTGTTCCGAAATGCGGTAAATCGGTTCGAAAGCGCGCCAGATGAGAATGATGAACATGCTTATCGTTCCCACCGTAATCACTCCCGAACCGGCCCATTTGATGCCGAAAAATAGCACCAGACTGATCATCACGTACTGCAGAAAAAAGACGATGTTAAAGAAGATCGTCACGCCGATATGGACATAGATATCATCGCGGAATTTCAAGCGGTTGGCCTCGTTGAGGCGTTCCCGGGCATAGGAACCGCGATTAAAAATCTGGATGATCGACATCCCATGCAGAAATTCAGTCAGAGTAGCCGTGACCTCGGCCATTCGCTTGCGCAAAGCCAGAAAGTGCGGGGTGGTCAACCGTTCAAAAATAAACAGCAGCAAAAGCATAATCGGTAGCAGGCCGGTCAGAATCAGGGTCAGCCGCCGGCTGTAATAGAACATCACGGCAAATACGCCGGCCGCCAGAAAGAGATCGCCGATTAACAGTACAATCGTGTTGGTAAACAACTGCCGTAGCGACTCGGTATCCGACTCCACCCGCGCCAGCAGGCGCCCGACCGGGTTCTTGTCGAAAAACGACACATCGAGAGAGAGAATATGATGGAACAGCCGGCGCTTCAGCTCCACCATAATGCCCTGGCCGATTATCTCCAGTTTTATCCGCTGGAAATATTGCAGCAGAAGGGTCAGAGCCTGGCTGACACCGATTATCAGGACGGTGATAATTAGTCCCCGAAAATCGCTGCTCTTTATATCTACGTCAAGGGCATGTTTCAACAGCACCGGCCAGTAAAGCGAAAGCCCCGTGGCCACGGCCAGAAGCAGAAAGCAATATACCAGCCCGGCTTTGTAGGGTTTCAGCAGCGGCAGAAGCTTCATGAAGGCCTGCCGGGAGCCTATCGATATTTCTCCGGGACCGATTTGTTCATTCTCA belongs to Candidatus Zixiibacteriota bacterium and includes:
- a CDS encoding ABC transporter ATP-binding protein, with the translated sequence MLNKIKWLWRYYKHFPYVLLVLIVLTPVQRVFQVFVPRLIEFAIDYMKSGQVSANWFASWIARTGGNLGLSMAASFGLALFLLGLTAALLYSYVQCYRAWMNQKLEWLFRQDAFNKVTLKGPDFFNRFRTGDLVTRMTDDVAEKLSWFACSGIFRFYEAVLMVIFSLAMMASINPMLTLWSAGPLPILVFIFFKSSSLLDRRYDLLQKKISGFNDVMEACLSGIRVVKAYVQEKSQKNKFESALQERRQAEIAAIRTGAVIDSLYGYIWQFVIIVILLVGGYGVMRANLTLGELVAFIYYVVYLVFPMFDIGQFLVKARQSAVSIDRLVELENVPPIVKDEGTLTADGNIKGHLTFHEVDFSFPGSERKIIDNISLEVEPGRTIAIVGKIGAGKSWLVNMVPRLVDPTGGTIRLDGHDLRLFRLDDLRRSIGYVPQEPVLFSDTIRNNILFGRENIPAEVVAWAVEVSQLKDEIARFPLGMETPIGTRGMSISGGQKQRLALARALVGKPKILILDDCTSALDSRTEAALWNRLHEVMPGMTAILITHRPDTLERADRIYVLEDGKLVESGTHHELIAAGGQYAKIYRRYRLQEQVGNGR
- a CDS encoding ABC transporter ATP-binding protein, encoding MADQIDENEQIGPGEISIGSRQAFMKLLPLLKPYKAGLVYCFLLLAVATGLSLYWPVLLKHALDVDIKSSDFRGLIITVLIIGVSQALTLLLQYFQRIKLEIIGQGIMVELKRRLFHHILSLDVSFFDKNPVGRLLARVESDTESLRQLFTNTIVLLIGDLFLAAGVFAVMFYYSRRLTLILTGLLPIMLLLLFIFERLTTPHFLALRKRMAEVTATLTEFLHGMSIIQIFNRGSYARERLNEANRLKFRDDIYVHIGVTIFFNIVFFLQYVMISLVLFFGIKWAGSGVITVGTISMFIILIWRAFEPIYRISEQMANVQKAIAGAKRIFALLANDEKLPDPVHPVQWKRLEQGICFDHVWFSYNGDDNYALKDATFEIPNGKRIALAGVTGGGKTTVISLLLRFYDPQRGKITVDGIDIRNISKEELRRRFALVLQDIFLFPGSIRANIALESEHVTEEQVMHAAVTVEADRFVRRLPQGYKTEVSEKGSNFSRGERQLLSFARALVVNPDVLILDEATSSVDPETERTIQESLRKLMNGRTSLIIAHRLSTILDVDRILVIRRGEIIERGTHTDLILQDGYYSKLFHLQFKNRNGVVTNVK